Proteins encoded in a region of the Clostridium butyricum genome:
- a CDS encoding multidrug resistance efflux transporter family protein has translation MKKAFMLGICASFFFAFTFILNQQMHLSGGSWYWSSSLRYIFMLPMLLIIMISKRQLKEVIIDIRKKPLSWLLWSTIGFGFFYAPLSFASSYGASWLVAGTWQLTIVAGGLMSPLFFKIIKTEKGIVKIRNKIPKKSLLISLLILVGIALMYIEEATDISLLNTMLVIIPVIIAAFSYPLGNRKMMEICDSNINTIQRVFGMTLCSIPFWIIISLLGISNSGLPGKSQLIQSFIVAVFSGIIATILFFKATDIVKDNSHNIAIIESTQAGEVVFTLLGGILIFHDTVPTTLSLIGLIIVVLGMILNSFVRS, from the coding sequence ATGAAAAAAGCATTTATGCTGGGAATTTGTGCATCATTCTTTTTTGCATTTACCTTTATCTTAAATCAACAGATGCATCTTTCAGGTGGAAGTTGGTATTGGAGTTCATCTTTAAGATATATCTTTATGTTACCAATGCTTCTTATTATAATGATTTCAAAAAGACAATTAAAGGAAGTAATTATTGATATTCGTAAAAAGCCTTTATCATGGCTTTTGTGGAGTACTATAGGATTTGGCTTTTTTTATGCTCCTTTAAGTTTTGCTTCATCTTATGGTGCATCATGGCTTGTTGCTGGAACATGGCAATTGACAATAGTAGCTGGTGGTCTTATGTCACCATTATTCTTTAAGATTATAAAAACAGAAAAAGGTATAGTAAAAATACGAAATAAAATTCCCAAAAAGTCTCTTCTCATATCATTACTAATTTTGGTAGGAATAGCCCTAATGTATATTGAAGAAGCTACTGATATTTCTTTGCTAAATACAATGCTTGTTATTATTCCAGTTATAATAGCTGCATTTTCATATCCACTTGGAAATCGTAAAATGATGGAGATTTGTGATAGCAATATAAATACTATACAAAGAGTTTTTGGAATGACTTTATGCAGTATACCATTTTGGATAATAATATCACTTTTAGGAATTTCAAATTCTGGACTTCCAGGAAAAAGTCAGTTAATACAATCATTCATAGTAGCTGTCTTTTCTGGAATAATTGCAACTATATTATTTTTTAAAGCCACTGATATTGTTAAAGATAATTCTCATAATATTGCTATAATAGAGTCGACTCAAGCTGGCGAAGTTGTGTTTACTCTTCTTGGAGGAATTCTTATATTTCATGATACAGTTCCCACAACACTAAGCCTTATAGGACTCATTATCGTTGTCCTTGGAATGATATTAAATAGTTTTGTCCGTTCCTAA
- a CDS encoding helix-turn-helix domain-containing protein codes for MENLTLVIGNKLKNIRNSRNLSLDDVAELTGVSKAMLGQIERGKSNPTVSTLWKISTGLRVSFSSFIDESKEELKVINIDEIEPVIEEDSTMKLYPIFPFDPNRGVEIFTIELEKGCIHESSSHNSGVEEYIIVTEGEIEMTIGEENFILKKGCSIKFMADKNHTYKNLNEDKAVFQNIIFYR; via the coding sequence ATGGAAAATTTAACTTTAGTTATAGGAAATAAATTAAAAAATATTAGAAATTCTAGAAATTTAAGTTTGGATGATGTGGCAGAATTGACAGGTGTTAGTAAAGCAATGCTTGGACAGATAGAAAGAGGAAAATCAAATCCTACTGTCTCAACATTATGGAAGATTTCAACGGGACTTAGGGTGTCATTTTCATCTTTTATTGATGAAAGCAAAGAAGAACTTAAAGTTATAAATATAGATGAAATAGAACCGGTAATTGAAGAAGATAGTACAATGAAGTTGTATCCGATATTTCCTTTTGATCCTAATAGGGGAGTTGAGATATTTACCATAGAACTTGAAAAAGGATGTATTCATGAATCCAGTTCACATAACAGTGGAGTTGAAGAATACATTATTGTAACTGAAGGTGAAATTGAGATGACCATTGGAGAAGAAAATTTTATATTGAAAAAGGGATGCTCAATTAAATTTATGGCAGATAAAAATCATACATATAAAAATTTAAATGAAGATAAGGCAGTTTTTCAAAATATAATATTTTATAGGTAA
- the yqeC gene encoding selenium cofactor biosynthesis protein YqeC gives MKVFNYNNKLQQKEYLYEGFSIDINKKNVISFVGAGGKTTLIYNMAEELMKLGKNVIITTTTNMFISEKYFLYSSDLVEIKKYLNKSKIVVLGTPVGNNKFTSLTNVSYDELIEICDFLLIESDGSRRLPLKAPHDHEPVIIDKSNIVIGVAGIDSVGKSIKDICHRKEVVCNILNVDESHIITEEDIGVLLSSNKGQMKYIESFNGSVNYVAAINKCDNKYLIDKGKKISELLNEKNINSVITSFK, from the coding sequence ATGAAAGTTTTTAATTATAATAATAAGCTTCAACAAAAAGAATATTTATATGAAGGATTTTCAATAGATATAAATAAAAAGAATGTAATTTCATTTGTTGGAGCAGGTGGGAAAACAACATTAATTTATAATATGGCAGAAGAATTAATGAAACTTGGGAAAAATGTTATTATAACAACAACTACTAATATGTTTATATCAGAAAAATACTTCTTATACAGCAGTGATTTAGTTGAAATTAAGAAATATTTAAATAAATCTAAAATAGTGGTTTTAGGAACACCAGTAGGCAATAACAAGTTTACTTCTTTAACTAATGTTAGTTATGATGAACTTATAGAAATATGTGATTTTTTATTAATAGAATCTGATGGTTCAAGAAGGCTTCCATTAAAAGCACCACATGATCATGAGCCTGTTATAATTGATAAATCTAATATTGTAATAGGTGTAGCTGGAATTGATTCTGTAGGAAAATCAATAAAAGATATATGCCATAGAAAGGAAGTTGTATGCAATATTTTAAATGTTGATGAATCTCACATAATTACAGAGGAAGATATTGGAGTTTTATTATCCAGCAATAAAGGGCAGATGAAATACATAGAATCATTTAATGGAAGTGTAAATTATGTTGCAGCAATAAATAAATGTGATAATAAATATCTCATAGATAAGGGAAAAAAAATTAGTGAATTATTAAATGAAAAAAATATAAATAGTGTTATTACAAGTTTTAAATAA
- the yqeB gene encoding selenium-dependent molybdenum cofactor biosynthesis protein YqeB: protein MIILIKGAGDLATGIAHRLKVCGFDVIMTEIAMPTTVRRTVAFSQAVFDGIAEVEGVKGILVSDVNGAIKVIEEGNIPIVIDSKAELIKELKPHIVVDSIISKVNCGNTTINDAPIVIAVGPGFEAGIDCHCVIETQRGHYLGRTIYKGSAIANTGIPGNIGGYTVERIIRSSGDGFIKPMVEIGEHVEKGQVVARVVNSLECDDSSEPVFAEISGIVRGMLQEGVKVHKGMKSGDIDPRCEKKHCFTISDKARSIGGGVLEAVLTLTKQLSK from the coding sequence ATGATTATATTAATAAAGGGAGCAGGAGATTTAGCAACTGGAATTGCACATAGATTAAAAGTTTGTGGTTTTGATGTTATAATGACTGAAATAGCTATGCCTACAACTGTAAGAAGAACAGTAGCTTTTTCTCAAGCTGTTTTTGATGGAATTGCTGAGGTTGAAGGTGTTAAAGGAATTTTAGTCAGTGATGTAAATGGAGCCATTAAAGTTATAGAAGAAGGAAACATACCGATAGTTATAGATTCAAAAGCTGAACTTATAAAGGAATTGAAACCCCATATTGTTGTAGATTCAATCATAAGCAAGGTGAACTGTGGCAATACAACTATAAATGATGCACCTATAGTAATTGCAGTTGGACCAGGTTTTGAAGCTGGAATTGATTGTCATTGTGTTATTGAAACTCAGAGGGGACATTATTTGGGAAGAACAATTTATAAAGGATCTGCAATAGCTAATACAGGTATTCCAGGGAATATAGGAGGATATACTGTGGAGAGAATAATAAGATCATCTGGTGATGGTTTTATTAAGCCTATGGTGGAAATTGGTGAACATGTTGAGAAAGGACAAGTGGTCGCAAGGGTAGTTAATTCATTAGAGTGTGATGATAGTAGTGAGCCTGTTTTTGCAGAAATATCAGGTATAGTTAGAGGAATGCTTCAAGAAGGTGTAAAAGTACATAAGGGAATGAAAAGTGGGGATATTGATCCAAGATGTGAAAAAAAGCATTGCTTTACAATATCAGATAAGGCACGTTCAATAGGCGGGGGAGTATTAGAAGCTGTACTAACATTGACTAAGCAATTATCAAAATAA
- a CDS encoding XdhC family protein: MGKRLYKQVIRELNENGFVKTLTVISQNENIGKKIIVNKNLNDSINDYDVDEIKYDKFLKDSIKDVDLKNGTHICKIGNEEIFVEDIVGKPKLIICGGGHIALPLSKMGKMLEFDVTVIDNRIEFASKERFPHVDKIICMDFDEAIEEAKVNSNTYIVIVTRGHKDDRKCLEKVIRTDHKYIGMIGSRGKVASVFNAMIKEGYREEELEKVYSPIGLKIGAQTPEEIAVSIFAEIIEVKNKKMACNIEDSIIDKLDSSSENMVLATIVEKSGSTPRGVGAKMLIIEDGGVIGTVGGGSVENAVYEKAIELIKIQKCHIETYDLSNSKASKLGMACGGSVKVLFEYISSNS, encoded by the coding sequence ATGGGGAAAAGATTATATAAACAAGTTATAAGAGAATTAAATGAAAATGGATTTGTTAAGACCTTAACTGTCATAAGCCAGAATGAAAATATAGGTAAAAAAATTATAGTAAATAAGAATTTGAATGATTCTATAAATGATTATGATGTAGATGAAATTAAATATGATAAATTTTTAAAAGACTCAATTAAAGATGTAGATTTAAAAAATGGCACACATATATGTAAAATTGGTAATGAAGAGATATTTGTTGAAGATATTGTAGGAAAGCCAAAGCTTATAATATGTGGAGGTGGGCATATTGCACTACCTTTAAGCAAAATGGGAAAGATGCTTGAGTTTGATGTTACTGTAATTGATAATAGAATAGAATTTGCCAGCAAAGAAAGATTTCCTCATGTTGATAAGATTATATGCATGGATTTTGATGAAGCAATTGAAGAAGCTAAAGTAAACAGTAATACATACATTGTAATTGTAACTAGAGGACATAAAGATGATAGAAAATGTCTTGAAAAAGTTATTAGAACTGATCATAAATATATTGGAATGATTGGAAGCAGAGGTAAGGTTGCATCTGTATTTAACGCTATGATTAAAGAGGGATACAGAGAAGAAGAATTGGAAAAAGTATATAGTCCAATCGGTTTGAAAATAGGTGCACAGACTCCAGAAGAAATAGCTGTAAGTATCTTTGCAGAAATAATAGAAGTGAAAAATAAAAAGATGGCCTGTAATATTGAAGACAGCATAATAGATAAATTAGATTCTTCATCTGAAAATATGGTTCTTGCAACTATTGTAGAAAAGAGTGGATCAACACCAAGGGGTGTAGGGGCAAAAATGTTGATTATTGAAGATGGAGGCGTAATAGGAACAGTTGGTGGTGGTAGTGTAGAAAATGCTGTTTATGAAAAAGCCATAGAACTTATAAAAATCCAGAAGTGCCACATAGAAACATATGATTTATCTAATTCAAAAGCTTCTAAATTAGGAATGGCATGTGGTGGAAGTGTAAAGGTGCTATTTGAGTATATAAGTTCTAATTCATAG
- the yedF gene encoding sulfurtransferase-like selenium metabolism protein YedF, which produces MSKMIDAKGKNCPMPVIMAKKEIDAGAQELIIEVDNSIAVENLKKLANSQGFFTNVKEKNGNFSVVFNKDCEKCNEILSQLDKKTSVGNYSVFVGKEIIGSGSEELGKNLMKMFFYTLSESDDIPKYLLFMNDGVKVPTNNEQAIEHLKELENRGVEILVCGACLNFYNLEEKLEVGKISNMYDITNAMKATDKVITL; this is translated from the coding sequence ATGAGCAAAATGATTGATGCAAAAGGTAAAAACTGTCCAATGCCAGTTATAATGGCTAAAAAGGAAATAGATGCAGGGGCACAAGAACTTATAATTGAAGTTGATAATTCAATTGCAGTTGAAAATCTTAAAAAGCTAGCCAATAGTCAAGGATTTTTTACAAATGTGAAAGAAAAAAATGGAAATTTTTCAGTTGTATTTAATAAGGACTGTGAAAAATGTAATGAAATATTATCACAATTAGATAAAAAAACGTCAGTAGGAAATTATTCTGTGTTTGTTGGAAAAGAAATAATAGGCTCTGGAAGTGAAGAACTTGGAAAAAATCTTATGAAAATGTTTTTCTATACATTAAGTGAAAGTGATGATATTCCAAAATATTTACTTTTTATGAATGATGGTGTAAAAGTGCCTACAAATAATGAACAGGCTATAGAACATTTAAAGGAACTTGAAAATAGAGGTGTTGAAATATTAGTGTGTGGAGCATGTCTTAATTTTTACAATCTTGAAGAAAAACTTGAAGTTGGTAAGATAAGTAATATGTATGACATAACTAATGCTATGAAAGCTACTGATAAGGTTATTACTTTATAA
- a CDS encoding sigma 54-interacting transcriptional regulator, translating to MIEERILELIKNEDKRNPLTDNDIAKLVNTTREYITQFRTEKHIDNSRKRKEGILYSDIKKIIIKDRSISDRKLCKELSLLGYDISRYSASQIKKDVLSHIEIINEAGSVGDIESNFKEDELYLKDTEDKINKREKQNPMEDEKNNNSLRKIIGYHGSLKNAISQAEAAILYPPHGLHTLLLGPSGVGKSFFAEAMYNFAVKTTNFENNASFIIFNCADYADNPQLLLSQLFGYSKGSFTGANSDKVGLVERANNGILFLDEVHRLPSEGQEILFYLLDKGKYRRLGETENNRISNVMVIAATTEDPKSALLLTFRRRIPMIIELPSINNRPISEKYLIIKSFFAQESSRVGKEIIVHYEVIRSLLLYNCPGNIGQLRSDIQVACAKGFFNSLSNNTNEVVIYMKDLPKQVPLEILRNQESKLISEDIFNEDLIINPDDYLTPKLKYDRYKFPDEIYKNIESKYYEFERQGLNKDEINKMLWGKMEFDLNKYAKNIESNIMYPKEELKNIIDENILNVVEKVTDMAKRYVKDIEENFYYCIAMHLNSTYDRLRKGKVIKNPQIDYIKTEYAEEYEIAKILTKEINNNLNIELPEDEIGFITMYLKTFSEKDKKVSRVAVIVLTHGHVACGMAEVANKLLCTNLAIGIEMELDESPKIMLERTIEAVRNFDEGKGCLLLVDMGSLVSFGHIITKETGILTKVIGRVDTMMVLEAVRKSLIENSNLYEIYKELEGDKKFGEGEQCVKKYLKTIITVCLTGEGSALNIKKYIEGMLGESKTSLNIIPIGIANISNGKNEIMDVYKNNNVIAVVGTINPDIENVPFISFQDILKKSGKVRLMNIIGLDHKINPLIHVLDEQLIQIRDDVFDKSEIIDEMCKLLIDKGRVKDEFTISVYKREIMGGTLFQGTIGIPHGLSEFIEKSSLAIFKLSKPVLWDYDCKVDIVIMLAVKESDGEIVRKLFDTISVEGVLNEIRKANSAKEILDVLVNF from the coding sequence GTGATAGAAGAAAGGATATTGGAATTAATAAAAAATGAGGACAAGAGAAATCCTTTGACTGATAACGATATTGCGAAATTAGTAAATACAACAAGAGAATATATAACTCAATTTAGAACAGAAAAACATATAGATAATTCTAGAAAAAGAAAAGAAGGAATTTTATATAGTGACATAAAGAAGATAATTATTAAAGATAGGAGTATTTCAGACAGGAAGTTATGTAAGGAATTATCTCTTCTTGGATATGATATTTCTAGATATTCTGCATCTCAGATAAAAAAGGATGTATTATCTCATATAGAAATAATTAATGAGGCAGGAAGTGTTGGAGATATTGAATCAAACTTCAAAGAAGATGAGCTTTATTTAAAAGATACTGAAGATAAAATAAACAAAAGGGAAAAGCAAAATCCAATGGAGGATGAAAAAAATAATAATAGCTTAAGAAAAATCATAGGGTATCATGGTTCATTGAAAAATGCAATCAGTCAGGCAGAAGCTGCAATTTTATATCCTCCACATGGGCTTCATACTCTTTTATTAGGTCCATCAGGCGTTGGAAAGAGTTTTTTTGCAGAGGCAATGTATAATTTTGCTGTTAAAACTACTAACTTCGAAAATAATGCATCATTCATAATATTTAACTGTGCTGATTATGCAGACAATCCCCAGCTACTTTTATCTCAGCTTTTTGGTTACAGCAAGGGATCTTTTACAGGAGCAAATAGTGATAAAGTAGGCCTTGTTGAAAGAGCAAATAACGGAATATTATTTTTAGACGAAGTGCACAGACTGCCAAGTGAAGGGCAGGAAATATTATTTTATCTATTGGATAAGGGAAAGTATAGAAGATTAGGTGAAACTGAAAATAACAGGATTTCAAATGTAATGGTTATCGCAGCAACAACTGAAGATCCTAAATCAGCATTATTACTTACATTTAGAAGAAGAATACCTATGATAATTGAACTGCCATCTATAAACAATAGGCCAATTAGTGAAAAATACTTAATTATTAAAAGTTTTTTTGCCCAGGAATCATCAAGAGTTGGAAAAGAAATAATTGTACATTATGAAGTTATACGTTCGTTATTATTATATAATTGTCCAGGTAATATAGGTCAATTGAGAAGCGATATACAGGTTGCATGTGCAAAAGGCTTTTTTAATTCATTAAGCAATAATACAAATGAGGTTGTAATTTATATGAAAGACCTGCCTAAACAGGTTCCACTTGAGATATTAAGAAACCAAGAATCAAAATTAATATCAGAAGATATTTTTAATGAAGATCTTATTATTAATCCTGATGATTATTTAACACCTAAATTAAAGTATGATAGATATAAGTTTCCTGATGAAATATATAAAAATATAGAAAGTAAGTACTATGAGTTTGAGAGACAAGGGTTAAACAAAGATGAAATTAATAAAATGCTATGGGGAAAAATGGAATTTGATTTAAATAAATATGCTAAAAATATTGAATCCAATATAATGTATCCTAAAGAAGAGTTGAAGAATATAATTGATGAAAATATATTAAATGTGGTTGAAAAAGTAACTGATATGGCAAAAAGGTATGTGAAAGATATTGAAGAGAATTTTTACTACTGTATAGCCATGCATTTGAATTCAACATATGACAGATTAAGGAAAGGAAAGGTTATAAAAAATCCACAGATAGATTATATAAAAACGGAATATGCTGAAGAGTATGAAATTGCAAAAATACTAACTAAGGAAATAAACAATAATTTAAATATAGAGCTTCCAGAGGATGAAATAGGATTTATAACAATGTATCTTAAAACATTTTCTGAAAAAGATAAAAAAGTAAGCAGAGTGGCTGTTATTGTATTAACACATGGCCATGTTGCCTGTGGAATGGCAGAAGTAGCCAATAAACTTTTATGTACAAATCTTGCCATAGGTATAGAAATGGAATTAGATGAAAGCCCTAAAATTATGCTTGAAAGAACTATTGAAGCTGTAAGAAATTTTGATGAGGGAAAAGGCTGTTTATTATTGGTTGATATGGGGTCCCTTGTTTCTTTTGGACATATCATAACAAAAGAAACTGGTATTTTGACAAAGGTAATTGGAAGAGTGGATACAATGATGGTTTTAGAAGCTGTAAGAAAATCATTGATTGAAAATAGTAACCTATATGAAATATATAAAGAACTTGAAGGAGATAAGAAGTTTGGTGAAGGAGAACAATGTGTAAAGAAGTACTTAAAAACAATAATAACAGTATGTTTAACTGGTGAAGGAAGTGCTCTAAATATAAAGAAATACATTGAAGGAATGCTTGGAGAATCAAAAACTAGTCTTAATATTATACCTATTGGAATTGCTAATATAAGTAATGGTAAGAATGAAATTATGGATGTTTATAAGAATAATAATGTAATTGCAGTAGTTGGAACAATTAATCCTGATATAGAAAATGTACCATTTATATCCTTTCAAGATATTTTAAAAAAGTCTGGTAAAGTGAGACTTATGAATATTATTGGGTTAGATCATAAGATAAATCCTTTAATACATGTGTTAGATGAACAGTTGATACAAATAAGGGATGATGTATTTGATAAAAGTGAAATCATAGATGAAATGTGTAAACTTCTTATAGATAAGGGAAGAGTAAAGGATGAATTTACTATTAGTGTGTATAAACGGGAAATAATGGGCGGGACTTTATTTCAAGGAACAATTGGTATCCCACATGGATTATCAGAATTTATAGAAAAATCATCATTAGCTATCTTTAAATTAAGCAAACCTGTTTTATGGGACTATGATTGTAAAGTTGATATTGTAATTATGTTGGCAGTTAAAGAAAGTGATGGTGAGATAGTTAGAAAATTATTCGATACAATATCCGTAGAAGGAGTTCTTAATGAAATAAGAAAGGCAAATTCAGCCAAAGAGATTTTAGATGTACTCGTTAATTTTTAA
- a CDS encoding PTS sugar transporter subunit IIA, which yields MTKCIRDFLRKDLVISNLEAESSCDIFKKVSELLLEKGFVEESFFKGLVNREKNFPTGLQLIKYNVAIPHTDAENIKIPAIVICTLKNPVTFNCMDGSGQVKVNIVFTMALSEPHSQLLMLQQLMELIQNENILENMMKSDNSDELYEIVSKFKYSGE from the coding sequence ATGACTAAATGCATTAGGGATTTTTTAAGAAAGGATTTAGTAATAAGTAATCTTGAAGCAGAATCATCTTGTGATATTTTTAAGAAAGTATCTGAACTTTTATTAGAAAAAGGTTTTGTAGAAGAGTCATTTTTTAAAGGATTAGTTAATAGAGAAAAAAATTTTCCTACAGGATTACAGCTTATAAAATATAATGTTGCCATACCACATACAGATGCTGAAAATATAAAAATACCAGCTATAGTTATTTGTACATTGAAAAATCCAGTGACTTTCAATTGTATGGATGGAAGTGGACAGGTTAAGGTAAATATAGTATTTACTATGGCACTTAGTGAACCACATAGCCAGCTTTTAATGCTTCAGCAGCTTATGGAGCTTATTCAAAATGAAAATATATTAGAAAATATGATGAAATCAGATAATAGTGATGAACTATATGAAATAGTTTCAAAGTTTAAGTATAGTGGTGAGTAA
- a CDS encoding PTS sugar transporter subunit IIB, whose protein sequence is MNKQKLVLVACGTGIATSTVVCKRVEDLIKANNLNARIIQCKISEVPGYEDEADLLVTTTISSSNYKIPVIKAVNYLTNINPDKVDKEIIDALK, encoded by the coding sequence ATGAATAAACAAAAATTAGTATTAGTAGCATGTGGTACAGGAATAGCAACTTCAACAGTTGTTTGTAAGAGAGTAGAGGATTTAATTAAGGCTAATAATTTAAATGCAAGGATTATACAGTGTAAAATTTCAGAAGTTCCAGGATATGAAGATGAAGCTGATCTTTTGGTAACAACTACAATTTCATCATCAAATTATAAGATTCCAGTAATAAAGGCAGTAAATTATTTAACTAATATAAATCCTGATAAAGTAGATAAAGAAATTATTGATGCTTTAAAATAA
- a CDS encoding PTS galactitol transporter subunit IIC produces MLLKIVQYVMNLGPTVILPLTITIIGIIFGQGFKKAFKSGITIGIGFVGINLVIGLLTTNLGAATQEMVSRYGLHLNIIDVGWPAAASISWASPIAAIMIVIAMLVNFLLLITKATNVVDIDIWNYWHFTAAGASVYVLTGGNWFLSILAGILYEIAVLKIADKTAPMVQEFFGLEGVSLPTGSTAACGLLGIPIVKAVSKIPGVKNLHADPESIQKKFGIFGEPMMIGLVLGIVIGILAGYDLGKTLQIGVSMGGVMFLMPRMVRILMEGLIPVSESVREFLQKKDFGKDRKLTIGLDAAVAVGHPAVIATALVLVPITLFLAVVLPGNQVLPFGDLTTICFYVAFIVGAAKGNIVHSIIAGTIVMALVLLMATNISAFHTQMATMAQFTMPEGASTISSLDMGGNFLNWIIIKIFQLFA; encoded by the coding sequence ATGTTATTAAAAATAGTACAGTATGTTATGAATTTAGGGCCTACAGTTATACTTCCATTAACTATTACTATTATAGGAATTATATTTGGACAAGGATTTAAAAAAGCATTTAAGTCAGGTATTACAATTGGTATTGGATTTGTTGGTATTAATTTAGTAATTGGATTACTTACAACAAATCTTGGAGCAGCAACACAGGAAATGGTAAGTAGATATGGATTACATCTTAATATAATAGATGTGGGATGGCCAGCAGCAGCTTCAATAAGCTGGGCCTCTCCTATAGCAGCAATAATGATAGTAATAGCAATGTTAGTAAATTTTTTATTGCTTATTACAAAAGCAACCAATGTAGTCGATATTGACATATGGAATTACTGGCATTTTACTGCAGCAGGTGCAAGTGTATATGTGTTGACTGGTGGTAACTGGTTCCTTTCTATTTTAGCAGGTATTTTATATGAAATTGCAGTTCTTAAAATTGCTGATAAAACAGCACCAATGGTTCAGGAGTTCTTTGGACTTGAAGGTGTATCTTTGCCAACTGGTTCCACAGCAGCATGTGGTCTTTTAGGTATTCCAATTGTTAAAGCAGTAAGTAAAATTCCAGGGGTTAAAAATTTGCATGCAGATCCAGAATCTATTCAGAAAAAATTTGGGATTTTTGGTGAACCTATGATGATAGGACTTGTCTTAGGTATAGTTATTGGTATTCTTGCAGGATATGATTTAGGAAAAACTCTTCAAATTGGTGTATCAATGGGTGGTGTTATGTTTTTGATGCCTAGAATGGTAAGAATACTTATGGAAGGTTTGATTCCAGTGTCTGAATCAGTTAGGGAATTCTTGCAGAAAAAGGATTTTGGTAAAGATAGAAAATTAACAATTGGTTTAGATGCAGCAGTAGCAGTAGGACATCCAGCAGTAATTGCAACAGCCCTTGTATTAGTTCCAATTACACTATTTTTAGCAGTAGTATTACCAGGAAATCAAGTATTACCATTTGGAGATTTAACAACAATATGTTTTTATGTTGCATTTATAGTAGGAGCAGCAAAAGGTAATATTGTTCATTCTATAATAGCAGGTACAATAGTAATGGCACTTGTTTTGTTGATGGCAACAAATATTTCTGCTTTTCACACTCAAATGGCAACAATGGCTCAGTTTACAATGCCAGAAGGAGCATCCACTATTTCAAGTTTAGATATGGGAGGAAACTTCTTGAATTGGATAATAATTAAGATATTCCAGTTATTTGCATAA